Proteins encoded together in one Hymenobacter monticola window:
- a CDS encoding glycosyltransferase family A protein, which yields MSDISLSYVLTTYNKLPYLRQVLERLVLARQTDEEIVVADGGSQDGTCEYLQGLFDAGLIQQYASERDKGEAHGFNKAMLRARGELLKLITDDDAFCYPAIQEAKAFMLNRPELDVLTGHAALMHVEELEKATFYDDVADNFRRWLTDREVVWLIGLPLMIRRSSLALTGLFHTGVVQVDAEFTYRITSLGVNLAWSSALLSVRLENPQSNLRRMNQGPGGDASRREGDRMRFYYDPRIGNGLWDYFFHKSGWVDQVKKPLRPAWRALLTALKRPVYHGNSSQPTGYVPGAGPLDPSTRLATAFAVAHQLMTDYNAARPTQFLFRQNSLTKTLG from the coding sequence ATGTCCGATATCTCCCTTTCTTACGTGCTGACGACGTACAACAAGCTTCCCTACCTGCGGCAGGTACTGGAGCGGCTGGTGTTGGCCCGGCAAACCGACGAGGAGATTGTGGTGGCCGACGGCGGTAGCCAGGACGGCACCTGCGAATATCTGCAGGGCTTGTTCGACGCGGGCCTGATTCAACAGTATGCTTCGGAGCGCGATAAAGGCGAAGCTCACGGCTTCAACAAAGCCATGTTGCGCGCCCGCGGTGAACTGCTGAAGCTCATCACCGACGACGATGCTTTCTGCTACCCCGCCATTCAGGAAGCCAAGGCCTTCATGCTGAACCGTCCCGAATTGGACGTGCTCACCGGCCACGCTGCGCTGATGCATGTGGAAGAGCTTGAAAAAGCCACTTTTTACGACGATGTAGCCGATAACTTTCGCCGCTGGCTGACCGACAGGGAGGTGGTTTGGCTGATTGGGTTGCCGCTGATGATTCGGCGCAGTTCGCTGGCCCTGACGGGCTTGTTTCATACCGGCGTGGTGCAAGTAGACGCCGAGTTCACGTATCGCATCACCAGCCTGGGGGTGAACTTGGCCTGGAGCAGCGCATTGCTGAGCGTGCGGCTTGAAAATCCGCAAAGCAACCTCCGGCGCATGAACCAAGGCCCCGGGGGGGATGCCAGCCGTCGGGAAGGCGACCGGATGCGCTTTTACTACGACCCGCGCATTGGCAACGGCCTGTGGGATTATTTTTTCCATAAGTCGGGATGGGTAGACCAGGTGAAGAAGCCCCTGCGTCCGGCTTGGCGGGCCTTGCTCACCGCCCTGAAACGCCCGGTATACCACGGCAACTCCTCCCAACCCACGGGCTATGTGCCCGGTGCCGGGCCGCTGGACCCCTCCACCCGCTTGGCTACCGCCTTTGCCGTCGCCCACCAGCTGATGACCGATTATAACGCGGCGCGGCCCACCCAATTTTTGTTCCGCCAAAACAGCCTCACCAAAACCCTGGGCTGA
- a CDS encoding glycosyltransferase family protein: protein MLLFLMDIIIKSFNRPYYLERCLRSIYQFIQGDFRVRVLDDGTPPKYLDRIRELFPQAAIFTSALYEAKVAALQAHVAGERPFDQRTIPTALWHKHVAEGSEVFLLLEDDIWLTGPIQLDEIARHMISQHLDLVKISWLGNDQVITGKKVPLNEQLEEIIPHIPLASELLVLNRFGVRSTLQRLGLMRLVRRDFQLQLPVYTLYGVASAFFSRAYWLYLWDDKQARADELQQLQKAGQWYQNQGGRYAKSRVELTKTSFITSTTNMYKGVNLDIFAFNQHLNDAWLSGKLDSMENFPKDFSQSYLGGFLTAANDPRTTVEEWAKWIDRFKAQYIGFGCEVE from the coding sequence TTGCTTCTTTTCCTGATGGACATCATCATCAAGTCGTTCAACCGGCCTTATTACCTCGAACGATGCTTGCGTAGTATCTACCAGTTCATCCAGGGTGACTTTCGCGTCCGGGTGCTCGATGATGGCACCCCGCCAAAGTATCTGGACCGCATCCGGGAATTGTTTCCGCAGGCTGCCATTTTTACTTCAGCACTTTATGAGGCAAAGGTGGCGGCTTTGCAGGCCCACGTGGCCGGTGAGCGCCCGTTTGACCAGCGCACCATCCCCACTGCTCTTTGGCACAAGCACGTAGCCGAGGGGTCAGAGGTGTTTCTGTTGTTGGAGGACGATATTTGGCTCACAGGCCCGATACAGCTTGATGAGATAGCGCGGCACATGATTAGCCAGCACCTGGACTTGGTGAAAATAAGCTGGCTGGGAAATGACCAAGTCATTACCGGAAAAAAGGTGCCGCTGAATGAGCAACTGGAAGAAATCATCCCGCACATTCCGCTGGCTTCCGAGTTGCTGGTGCTGAACCGGTTTGGGGTGCGCTCGACCTTGCAGCGACTGGGCCTGATGCGGCTGGTGCGCCGCGACTTTCAGTTGCAGTTGCCCGTTTACACGCTCTACGGCGTGGCCTCGGCCTTTTTCAGCCGCGCCTATTGGTTGTACTTGTGGGATGACAAGCAGGCCCGTGCAGATGAACTACAGCAGTTGCAAAAGGCTGGCCAATGGTATCAGAACCAGGGCGGGCGCTATGCGAAAAGCCGGGTAGAGCTAACCAAAACGTCCTTCATTACATCGACCACCAACATGTATAAAGGCGTAAACCTGGATATTTTCGCGTTCAACCAGCACCTTAACGATGCTTGGCTCAGCGGAAAATTAGACTCGATGGAAAATTTCCCCAAGGATTTTAGCCAATCGTATCTGGGTGGGTTTTTAACAGCTGCTAACGACCCCCGCACCACCGTGGAAGAATGGGCAAAATGGATTGACCGGTTTAAAGCCCAGTACATCGGCTTCGGCTGCGAAGTGGAATAG
- a CDS encoding acyltransferase, whose protein sequence is MSSVAPLHSPRYDTARLQACGDDVFISANVEIRRPQLVRVGSHVAIDSGLYLTTAATIGDYTHLGPYLTVIGGAQSTLLVEDFVTIAAGSRLICGSDRFGGEGLTSVTVPEAFRDAVELGTIRCARFAGIGTNAVVLPNVTIGEGSVIGACALVTADTEPWTIYVGVPARPVKARPRAKMQEYARRLGYLIE, encoded by the coding sequence ATGAGTTCGGTTGCACCCCTGCATTCGCCCCGCTACGACACTGCCCGGCTGCAGGCCTGTGGCGACGATGTATTCATCAGCGCCAACGTCGAAATCCGGCGGCCGCAGCTGGTGCGGGTGGGCAGCCACGTGGCCATCGACTCGGGCTTGTACCTGACCACGGCCGCTACCATCGGCGATTACACCCACCTGGGGCCCTACCTGACTGTGATTGGGGGGGCGCAGAGCACGTTGCTGGTCGAAGATTTCGTGACCATCGCGGCGGGCAGCCGGCTCATCTGCGGGTCCGACCGTTTTGGAGGCGAGGGGCTGACGAGCGTGACGGTACCTGAGGCGTTTCGCGATGCTGTTGAATTAGGCACGATTCGGTGTGCGCGTTTTGCCGGCATCGGCACCAATGCCGTGGTGCTGCCCAATGTAACCATTGGCGAGGGCAGCGTCATCGGCGCGTGCGCGCTTGTGACGGCAGACACCGAGCCATGGACTATTTATGTAGGAGTGCCAGCGCGGCCGGTTAAGGCACGGCCCCGCGCCAAAATGCAGGAATACGCCCGCCGGCTGGGTTACCTGATAGAGTAA
- a CDS encoding lipopolysaccharide biosynthesis protein: MKQRIFRFAQQYLQPLRQNGSFARNFVLTLSGSAAVTMLGFLLTPVMVRLYAPAAYGQFAVFTSVVSTLSTVTMLSYPAALLLPESPGQFRALVQLAVVLACGGALLVLLSVALGGSWLLRQLPPAAGTGGLLYALPLLLLLANLNIILGGWYVRTKRFGSRSSIEVAAALGGRSVTIGWGWWGGGSVGGLLLGEVTNRLAATVSMTLGPLRREFKTLWEAFSWRQLRSVAREYAEFPLYVLPSNLISLLSAQLPVYLLGLGFGATSVGLYAFSAGLLEIPVNLLGGAVLPVFWQKASEMQRQDPGRLPALTLRLYYQLLYLGVLPFGIITVFGDVIFKFAFGVRWELAGVYTGYLGYYYVFKLMSQATSPIYNVIGKQRYLLLSNVCLLLARAVALGLGLWRHNLNLALLLFGVGSLTATFLTDLHILSLLKLPVGRIAGHSLLLLATALAVLVASRWGLEQLFPALVGHSTLRFLCF; this comes from the coding sequence TTGAAGCAACGCATTTTCCGGTTCGCGCAGCAGTACCTGCAGCCTTTACGGCAAAACGGCTCCTTCGCCCGGAACTTCGTCCTGACCTTGTCGGGGTCGGCTGCCGTAACGATGCTGGGTTTTTTGCTGACGCCGGTGATGGTGCGCCTCTACGCTCCGGCGGCTTATGGTCAGTTTGCGGTGTTTACTTCGGTGGTGAGCACGCTAAGCACCGTCACCATGCTAAGCTACCCGGCGGCGTTGCTGCTGCCCGAGTCGCCCGGACAGTTCCGGGCCTTGGTGCAGCTGGCCGTGGTGCTTGCCTGCGGGGGCGCGCTGCTGGTGTTGCTGAGCGTGGCGCTGGGCGGTTCGTGGCTGTTGCGGCAGTTGCCGCCGGCCGCCGGCACGGGCGGGCTGTTGTACGCCCTGCCGCTGTTGCTGCTGTTGGCCAATCTGAACATCATCCTAGGGGGGTGGTATGTGCGTACCAAGCGGTTTGGGTCGCGCAGTTCCATCGAGGTAGCGGCGGCGCTGGGGGGGCGGAGCGTCACCATTGGCTGGGGCTGGTGGGGGGGGGGCTCGGTAGGCGGCCTGTTGCTGGGCGAAGTCACCAATCGGTTGGCCGCTACAGTAAGCATGACGCTGGGGCCGTTGCGACGAGAGTTTAAGACTCTATGGGAGGCTTTTTCCTGGAGGCAGCTGCGGAGTGTGGCGCGCGAATACGCAGAATTTCCGCTCTACGTGCTGCCTTCCAACCTGATTAGCCTGCTATCGGCGCAATTGCCGGTGTACCTGCTCGGCCTGGGATTCGGCGCCACCTCCGTCGGGCTGTACGCATTCTCGGCGGGACTGCTGGAAATCCCCGTCAACTTGCTGGGCGGGGCCGTGCTGCCGGTATTTTGGCAGAAAGCCAGCGAAATGCAGCGGCAGGACCCCGGGCGGCTACCGGCCCTAACCCTGCGCCTCTACTACCAATTATTGTACCTGGGGGTGCTGCCGTTCGGCATCATCACCGTTTTTGGAGATGTAATCTTTAAATTTGCCTTTGGAGTACGCTGGGAATTAGCGGGTGTTTACACCGGTTACCTGGGCTACTACTACGTATTCAAACTCATGTCGCAGGCGACTTCGCCCATCTACAACGTCATCGGCAAGCAGCGCTATTTGCTCCTGTCGAACGTATGCCTGCTTCTGGCACGGGCGGTGGCCTTGGGACTAGGGCTGTGGCGACACAACTTAAACCTGGCGTTGCTGCTCTTTGGAGTTGGCAGCCTGACTGCCACCTTCCTCACCGACCTGCACATCTTGTCGTTGTTGAAACTACCGGTAGGGCGCATCGCAGGGCACAGCCTGCTGTTACTGGCCACCGCCTTGGCTGTGTTGGTGGCCAGTCGTTGGGGGCTGGAGCAGTTGTTTCCTGCTTTAGTCGGCCACAGTACTCTCCGTTTTCTCTGTTTCTAA
- a CDS encoding glycosyltransferase family 2 protein, which yields MVPFFSIIIPTYNRAALIGRTIDSVLAQSFTNFEILVVDDGSRDNTAEVMARYTDSRFHYLPKINGERGAARNYGLAHATGDFCLFLDSDDFFYPNHLATIHAAIQAEATLPNFVATKYDVERDNHRRPCDIAALPGGYYGLDFFLNGNGLACNICVRRNNPGLHRFEEDRRYASVEDWMFMLQNMQHDRLLLIDAVTLTMDDHDARSMRVDNQALVQRLELAAGWITQHVQLSNAQRRRLLGRLYHLCAIHMHVDGHWRKALGYAQRAVGGLPARSATTLLMRTLLPPKVVRLLKRRLN from the coding sequence ATGGTGCCCTTCTTTTCCATCATTATTCCTACCTACAACCGAGCGGCCCTCATTGGCCGCACCATCGACTCTGTATTGGCGCAGAGTTTTACAAACTTTGAAATATTGGTGGTAGACGACGGCAGCCGCGACAATACCGCCGAAGTAATGGCTCGGTACACCGATTCCCGGTTTCATTACCTGCCCAAAATCAACGGCGAACGCGGGGCCGCCCGCAACTATGGCTTGGCCCACGCCACGGGCGATTTCTGCCTGTTTCTGGACTCAGACGATTTCTTTTACCCAAACCATCTGGCAACCATTCACGCTGCCATTCAAGCAGAAGCTACCTTGCCCAACTTTGTGGCGACCAAATATGATGTGGAGCGTGATAATCACCGGCGCCCCTGCGACATTGCGGCGCTGCCGGGGGGGTATTACGGGCTGGATTTTTTCTTGAATGGCAACGGCTTGGCGTGTAACATTTGCGTCCGCCGCAACAATCCCGGCCTCCATCGCTTCGAAGAGGACCGCCGCTACGCCTCAGTAGAGGACTGGATGTTTATGCTGCAAAATATGCAGCACGACCGCCTGCTGCTGATTGATGCCGTGACGCTGACCATGGACGACCACGACGCCCGCTCGATGCGGGTCGACAACCAAGCCTTGGTTCAACGCTTGGAATTAGCCGCAGGCTGGATAACGCAGCACGTCCAGTTATCGAATGCGCAGCGGCGACGGCTACTTGGGCGGCTCTACCACTTATGTGCAATCCATATGCACGTTGATGGACATTGGAGAAAGGCTTTGGGGTACGCGCAACGAGCCGTTGGAGGACTGCCGGCCCGTAGTGCGAC
- a CDS encoding DegT/DnrJ/EryC1/StrS family aminotransferase, producing MAKIDAVLPASNAATLLTDKAISMFATFVHPTASQRVGAVLASGFLSEGKLVKDFEAQLAAELGMVHPTALNSGTSALHLALEVAGVGTGDEVIMAPQTFVASATTVIQAGARPVFADIEYNTGNLDPADVEHRITPRTKAIMAVHWAGYPCDMAAIQAIADRHRLVVIEDAAHALGASYQGRAIGSLSDYTCFSFQAIKHLTTGDGGALCARDPEKARAVRRRRWFGIDREATAVSEEGERDYDLVEAGYKYHLSDYAAALGLANLEGLGQRLATRRVWAQRYRAELQQVPGLTHFEPRADRESAHWLFGFHVENRLGFVRALKARGIAASVVHRGIDRNTLFGGLRSDLYQQRRFDETQIHIPMHDALTDEQVGYVIDAIRQGW from the coding sequence ATGGCTAAGATTGATGCTGTGTTGCCTGCCTCAAATGCCGCTACGTTGCTGACCGACAAAGCCATTTCAATGTTTGCCACATTTGTGCACCCCACTGCCTCGCAGCGGGTGGGAGCAGTGCTGGCCAGTGGCTTTCTGAGTGAAGGCAAGTTGGTGAAAGATTTTGAAGCACAGTTGGCGGCTGAGTTGGGAATGGTGCATCCGACTGCGCTCAATTCGGGCACCAGCGCCTTACATCTGGCCCTAGAGGTGGCGGGGGTGGGCACGGGCGATGAAGTTATTATGGCGCCCCAAACCTTTGTGGCGTCGGCCACCACGGTGATACAGGCCGGGGCGCGGCCCGTCTTTGCCGATATTGAATACAACACCGGCAACCTCGACCCGGCCGATGTGGAGCACCGCATTACGCCCCGCACCAAAGCCATTATGGCCGTACACTGGGCGGGGTACCCCTGCGACATGGCCGCCATTCAGGCCATCGCCGACCGCCACAGGCTGGTGGTTATTGAAGATGCGGCGCACGCCCTGGGCGCCTCCTATCAGGGTCGGGCCATTGGCTCGTTGTCGGATTACACTTGTTTTTCCTTTCAGGCCATTAAGCATCTGACCACGGGCGACGGCGGCGCTCTTTGCGCCCGCGACCCGGAAAAGGCCCGAGCGGTCCGTCGCCGACGCTGGTTTGGCATCGACCGGGAGGCCACTGCGGTGTCGGAAGAAGGGGAGCGGGATTACGACTTGGTCGAAGCCGGATACAAGTACCACCTGTCGGACTATGCAGCGGCCCTGGGGCTGGCCAACCTGGAAGGCTTGGGCCAGCGCTTGGCCACGCGGCGTGTTTGGGCCCAGCGGTACCGCGCGGAACTGCAGCAGGTTCCCGGCCTCACGCACTTCGAGCCCCGGGCCGACCGGGAAAGTGCGCACTGGTTGTTTGGCTTTCATGTTGAAAACCGGCTCGGTTTTGTGCGGGCGCTAAAAGCACGGGGCATTGCCGCGTCGGTCGTGCACCGCGGCATCGACCGCAATACGCTTTTCGGCGGCCTGCGGTCCGACCTGTACCAGCAGCGCCGGTTCGATGAAACCCAAATCCACATCCCCATGCACGATGCCCTGACGGATGAGCAGGTTGGCTATGTTATTGATGCAATCAGACAGGGATGGTAG
- a CDS encoding NAD-dependent epimerase/dehydratase family protein, whose amino-acid sequence MVVADIKAVVLGATGFVGQSVTQVLRRQGVAYVGASRALGVDLRDPAATAALLRREQPTHIVNCAANVGSLNYVTEQAGTVIADNVRMALSLYEAVARECPQAIVINPIANCAYPAEADVFREEDWLEGPVHRSVLSYGASRRLLWNTAECFAMQHGVKSIHLLTPNMYGPYDSTDPNKTHALNALVAKFVKARLACQPQLVVWGTGAPIREWLYAPDFGRLVWEVMQHPDRPGLEQPTNLAQNSGLSVRELVTLMQRTFNYQGQIIWDAAKPDGALKKVMNNARFRCIFPAFQFTPIDDGIAATARYYESIYPY is encoded by the coding sequence ATGGTAGTTGCTGATATAAAAGCCGTCGTGCTCGGGGCCACCGGGTTTGTAGGGCAAAGCGTGACGCAAGTGCTGCGTCGGCAGGGCGTCGCGTACGTTGGTGCCTCGCGCGCCTTGGGGGTGGATTTGCGCGACCCCGCTGCTACGGCCGCTTTATTGCGTCGCGAGCAGCCCACACACATCGTTAACTGCGCGGCCAACGTGGGCAGCCTCAACTACGTAACCGAGCAGGCCGGCACGGTTATTGCCGATAACGTGCGCATGGCCCTGAGCCTGTACGAGGCCGTGGCCCGTGAGTGCCCGCAGGCGATAGTTATCAACCCCATTGCCAACTGCGCCTACCCCGCCGAGGCCGACGTTTTTCGCGAAGAAGACTGGCTGGAAGGGCCGGTTCATCGCTCAGTGCTGAGCTACGGGGCCAGCCGCCGCCTGCTCTGGAATACGGCCGAGTGCTTTGCTATGCAACACGGCGTGAAGAGCATTCATTTGCTCACGCCCAACATGTACGGCCCCTACGACTCGACCGACCCCAACAAGACCCACGCGCTGAACGCGTTGGTGGCCAAGTTTGTGAAAGCCCGGCTGGCTTGCCAGCCGCAACTCGTCGTTTGGGGCACCGGCGCACCCATTCGCGAGTGGCTCTACGCCCCCGATTTTGGCCGGCTGGTGTGGGAGGTGATGCAACACCCGGACCGACCGGGCCTGGAACAGCCCACCAACCTGGCGCAAAACAGTGGCCTGAGCGTGCGGGAACTGGTAACTCTTATGCAGCGCACGTTCAACTACCAGGGACAGATAATCTGGGATGCTGCCAAGCCCGACGGCGCCTTAAAAAAAGTGATGAACAATGCGAGGTTCCGGTGCATCTTTCCAGCGTTTCAGTTCACGCCCATCGACGACGGCATTGCGGCCACGGCCCGGTATTACGAGTCCATTTACCCTTATTAA